A single region of the Mycteria americana isolate JAX WOST 10 ecotype Jacksonville Zoo and Gardens chromosome 10, USCA_MyAme_1.0, whole genome shotgun sequence genome encodes:
- the LOC142415338 gene encoding phosphatidylinositol-binding clathrin assembly protein-like isoform X2, whose product MSGQSITDRITAAQHSVTGSAVAKAVCKATTHEVMGPKKKHLDYLIQCTNEMNVNIPQLADMLFERTANSSWVVVFKALITTHHLMMYGNERFIQYLASRNTLFNLNNYLDKSAMQGYDMSTFIRRYSRYLNEKALSYRLVAVDFTKMKRGIDGVMRTMNAEKLLKTLPIIQNQLDALLDFDANPNELTNGVINAAFMLLFKDSIRLFAAYNEGIINLLERYFDMKKNQCKEGLDIYKKFLARMTKLSEFLKVAEQVGIDQGDIPDLTQAPSSLLEALEQHLASVEGKKTKEVSAASRASALSSAVSTLANTGMSFSRMDEKEKQQALEEEQARLQALKEQRLREISVVPNSTSTSASPSTLSGKSVNTTVAVDLFAVPAPTTNSMPNLSSDLFDLQPAFVPTVQSTPAISTSASSAWGGPFSSSNGCVGSPPHLDIFDMKPVEEAVKSTTPFINSTFSSKQTVELFSGFPLHSAPPSTTSSTINVDFDAVFGGKSTAPEYRTTSDDVLQPTVPPQSQRATLANQQSGKILANDLDSSLANLVGNLGFGGTPCKKSDMQWTQPTEKKLTGGTNWQAKTSTSTTWNPTPLPTIPHMVPAPITYPLTTPQVPVYGMVPPQIGAAPLMAPQSMMYTQPGLRPTNPFAPVSETQIQFM is encoded by the exons atCTAATACAGTGCACAAATGAAATGAATGTGAATATTCCACAGTTGGCAGACATGCTCTTTGAGAGAACTGCAAACAGTAGCTGGGTTGTAGTGTTCAAAGCTCTAATTACAACACACCACCTCATGATGTATGGAAACGAG CGCTTTATCCAGTATCTTGCATCCCGAAACACTTTGTTCAATTTAAATAACTACCTGGACAAAAGTGCCATGCAGG GCTATGATATGTCTACCTTCATTAGGCGATATAGCAGATACTTGAATGAAAAAGCACTTTCATATAGACTTGTAGCAGTTGACTTCACCAAAATGAAAAGAGG GATAGATGGAGTGATGAGAACCATGAATGCTGAAAAGCTTCTGAAAACCCTTCCAATCATACAGAACCAGCTTGATGCACTCCTTGATTTTGAT GCCAATCCAAATGAACTAACAAATGGTGTTATAAATGCTGCCTTTATGCTCCTCTTTAAAGATTCCATTAGACTTTTTGCAGCATACAATGAGGGGATTATTAATCTTTTAG AAAGATATTTTGATATGAAGAAGAACCAGTGCAAAGAAGGCTTGGATATTTACAAAAAATTTCTAGCCAGAATGACCAAATTGTCAGAATTCCTCAAAGTAGCAGAG CAAGTTGGAATTGATCAGGGTGACATTCCAGATCTTACTCAG GCACCCAGCAGCTTGCTTGAAGCACTGGAACAGCATTTGGCTTCtgtggagggaaagaaaacaaaagaagtctCTGCTGCCAGCAG AGCTAGTGCCCTATCCAGTGCTGTTTCCACACTTGCCAATACAGGAATGTCATTTAGCAGGAtggatgagaaagaaaagcagcaggcatTGGAGGAGGAACAAGCTAGACTGCAGGCACTTAAG GAGCAGCGATTAAGAGAGATTTCTGTAGTACCAAATTCCACTTCCACATCGGCATCCCCAAGCACCTTATCAGGAAAAAGTGTGAATACCACTGTAGCTGTTGACCTCTTTGCAGTACCAGCACCCACAACAAATAG CATGCCCAACCTCTCTAGTGACCTTTTTGATCTTCAGCCTGCATTTGTTCCAACTGTGCAGAGCACTCCAGCTATATCAACATCAGCAAGCAGTGCTTGGGGAG GTCCTTTCTCGTCCTCAAATGGTTGTGTTGGTTCTCCACCTCATCTGGACATCTTTGACATGAAGCCAGTTGAAGAAGCTGTAAAATCTACCACCCCTTTCATCAATTCTACTTTTTCCTCCAAACAAACGGTGGAACTGTTTagtg gttttcctcttCATTCAGCTCCTCCAAGTACCACCTCTTCAACAATTAATGTAGACTTTGATGCTGTTTTTGGAGGAAAATCTACAGCACCAGAGTACAGGACTACAAGTG ATGATGTATTGCAACCCACAGTACCACCACAAAGTCAAAGAGCCACTTTAGCGAACCAACAAAGCGGAAAAATTTTGGCAAATGACCTCGATTCTTCACTTGCTAATCTAGTGGGAA ATCTTGGCTTTGGAGGAACTCCATGCAAAAA ATCAGATATGCAGTGGACCCAGCCTACAGAGAAAAAACTTACTGGTGGAACAAACTGGCAAGCAAAAACAAGCACATCGACCACATGGAACCCTACTCCCTTACCCACTAttccacatatg GTACCTGCTCCTATCACATACCCATTGACCACACCTCAAGTGCCTGTATATGGAATG gTACCTCCTCAGATTGGAGCTGCTCCTTTGATGGCACCCCAGTCAATGATGTATACACAGCCTGGTCTAAGGCCAACAAATCCTTTTGCACCTGTTTCTGAAACTCAG ATACAGTTTATGTAG
- the LOC142415338 gene encoding phosphatidylinositol-binding clathrin assembly protein-like isoform X1, with amino-acid sequence MSGQSITDRITAAQHSVTGSAVAKAVCKATTHEVMGPKKKHLDYLIQCTNEMNVNIPQLADMLFERTANSSWVVVFKALITTHHLMMYGNERFIQYLASRNTLFNLNNYLDKSAMQGYDMSTFIRRYSRYLNEKALSYRLVAVDFTKMKRGIDGVMRTMNAEKLLKTLPIIQNQLDALLDFDANPNELTNGVINAAFMLLFKDSIRLFAAYNEGIINLLERYFDMKKNQCKEGLDIYKKFLARMTKLSEFLKVAEQVGIDQGDIPDLTQAPSSLLEALEQHLASVEGKKTKEVSAASRASALSSAVSTLANTGMSFSRMDEKEKQQALEEEQARLQALKEQRLREISVVPNSTSTSASPSTLSGKSVNTTVAVDLFAVPAPTTNSMPNLSSDLFDLQPAFVPTVQSTPAISTSASSAWGGPFSSSNGCVGSPPHLDIFDMKPVEEAVKSTTPFINSTFSSKQTVELFSDDFSGHKATYASVYHPLTVDGFPLHSAPPSTTSSTINVDFDAVFGGKSTAPEYRTTSDDVLQPTVPPQSQRATLANQQSGKILANDLDSSLANLVGNLGFGGTPCKKSDMQWTQPTEKKLTGGTNWQAKTSTSTTWNPTPLPTIPHMVPAPITYPLTTPQVPVYGMVPPQIGAAPLMAPQSMMYTQPGLRPTNPFAPVSETQIQFM; translated from the exons atCTAATACAGTGCACAAATGAAATGAATGTGAATATTCCACAGTTGGCAGACATGCTCTTTGAGAGAACTGCAAACAGTAGCTGGGTTGTAGTGTTCAAAGCTCTAATTACAACACACCACCTCATGATGTATGGAAACGAG CGCTTTATCCAGTATCTTGCATCCCGAAACACTTTGTTCAATTTAAATAACTACCTGGACAAAAGTGCCATGCAGG GCTATGATATGTCTACCTTCATTAGGCGATATAGCAGATACTTGAATGAAAAAGCACTTTCATATAGACTTGTAGCAGTTGACTTCACCAAAATGAAAAGAGG GATAGATGGAGTGATGAGAACCATGAATGCTGAAAAGCTTCTGAAAACCCTTCCAATCATACAGAACCAGCTTGATGCACTCCTTGATTTTGAT GCCAATCCAAATGAACTAACAAATGGTGTTATAAATGCTGCCTTTATGCTCCTCTTTAAAGATTCCATTAGACTTTTTGCAGCATACAATGAGGGGATTATTAATCTTTTAG AAAGATATTTTGATATGAAGAAGAACCAGTGCAAAGAAGGCTTGGATATTTACAAAAAATTTCTAGCCAGAATGACCAAATTGTCAGAATTCCTCAAAGTAGCAGAG CAAGTTGGAATTGATCAGGGTGACATTCCAGATCTTACTCAG GCACCCAGCAGCTTGCTTGAAGCACTGGAACAGCATTTGGCTTCtgtggagggaaagaaaacaaaagaagtctCTGCTGCCAGCAG AGCTAGTGCCCTATCCAGTGCTGTTTCCACACTTGCCAATACAGGAATGTCATTTAGCAGGAtggatgagaaagaaaagcagcaggcatTGGAGGAGGAACAAGCTAGACTGCAGGCACTTAAG GAGCAGCGATTAAGAGAGATTTCTGTAGTACCAAATTCCACTTCCACATCGGCATCCCCAAGCACCTTATCAGGAAAAAGTGTGAATACCACTGTAGCTGTTGACCTCTTTGCAGTACCAGCACCCACAACAAATAG CATGCCCAACCTCTCTAGTGACCTTTTTGATCTTCAGCCTGCATTTGTTCCAACTGTGCAGAGCACTCCAGCTATATCAACATCAGCAAGCAGTGCTTGGGGAG GTCCTTTCTCGTCCTCAAATGGTTGTGTTGGTTCTCCACCTCATCTGGACATCTTTGACATGAAGCCAGTTGAAGAAGCTGTAAAATCTACCACCCCTTTCATCAATTCTACTTTTTCCTCCAAACAAACGGTGGAACTGTTTagtg ATGACTTTAGTGGTCATAAAGCTACATACGCTTCTGTGTATCATCCTCTGACTGTTGATG gttttcctcttCATTCAGCTCCTCCAAGTACCACCTCTTCAACAATTAATGTAGACTTTGATGCTGTTTTTGGAGGAAAATCTACAGCACCAGAGTACAGGACTACAAGTG ATGATGTATTGCAACCCACAGTACCACCACAAAGTCAAAGAGCCACTTTAGCGAACCAACAAAGCGGAAAAATTTTGGCAAATGACCTCGATTCTTCACTTGCTAATCTAGTGGGAA ATCTTGGCTTTGGAGGAACTCCATGCAAAAA ATCAGATATGCAGTGGACCCAGCCTACAGAGAAAAAACTTACTGGTGGAACAAACTGGCAAGCAAAAACAAGCACATCGACCACATGGAACCCTACTCCCTTACCCACTAttccacatatg GTACCTGCTCCTATCACATACCCATTGACCACACCTCAAGTGCCTGTATATGGAATG gTACCTCCTCAGATTGGAGCTGCTCCTTTGATGGCACCCCAGTCAATGATGTATACACAGCCTGGTCTAAGGCCAACAAATCCTTTTGCACCTGTTTCTGAAACTCAG ATACAGTTTATGTAG
- the LOC142415338 gene encoding phosphatidylinositol-binding clathrin assembly protein-like isoform X3, translating to MSGQSITDRITAAQHSVTGSAVAKAVCKATTHEVMGPKKKHLDYLIQCTNEMNVNIPQLADMLFERTANSSWVVVFKALITTHHLMMYGNERFIQYLASRNTLFNLNNYLDKSAMQGYDMSTFIRRYSRYLNEKALSYRLVAVDFTKMKRGIDGVMRTMNAEKLLKTLPIIQNQLDALLDFDANPNELTNGVINAAFMLLFKDSIRLFAAYNEGIINLLERYFDMKKNQCKEGLDIYKKFLARMTKLSEFLKVAEQVGIDQGDIPDLTQAPSSLLEALEQHLASVEGKKTKEVSAASRASALSSAVSTLANTGMSFSRMDEKEKQQALEEEQARLQALKEQRLREISVVPNSTSTSASPSTLSGKSVNTTVAVDLFAVPAPTTNSMPNLSSDLFDLQPAFVPTVQSTPAISTSASSAWGGFPLHSAPPSTTSSTINVDFDAVFGGKSTAPEYRTTSDDVLQPTVPPQSQRATLANQQSGKILANDLDSSLANLVGNLGFGGTPCKKSDMQWTQPTEKKLTGGTNWQAKTSTSTTWNPTPLPTIPHMVPAPITYPLTTPQVPVYGMVPPQIGAAPLMAPQSMMYTQPGLRPTNPFAPVSETQIQFM from the exons atCTAATACAGTGCACAAATGAAATGAATGTGAATATTCCACAGTTGGCAGACATGCTCTTTGAGAGAACTGCAAACAGTAGCTGGGTTGTAGTGTTCAAAGCTCTAATTACAACACACCACCTCATGATGTATGGAAACGAG CGCTTTATCCAGTATCTTGCATCCCGAAACACTTTGTTCAATTTAAATAACTACCTGGACAAAAGTGCCATGCAGG GCTATGATATGTCTACCTTCATTAGGCGATATAGCAGATACTTGAATGAAAAAGCACTTTCATATAGACTTGTAGCAGTTGACTTCACCAAAATGAAAAGAGG GATAGATGGAGTGATGAGAACCATGAATGCTGAAAAGCTTCTGAAAACCCTTCCAATCATACAGAACCAGCTTGATGCACTCCTTGATTTTGAT GCCAATCCAAATGAACTAACAAATGGTGTTATAAATGCTGCCTTTATGCTCCTCTTTAAAGATTCCATTAGACTTTTTGCAGCATACAATGAGGGGATTATTAATCTTTTAG AAAGATATTTTGATATGAAGAAGAACCAGTGCAAAGAAGGCTTGGATATTTACAAAAAATTTCTAGCCAGAATGACCAAATTGTCAGAATTCCTCAAAGTAGCAGAG CAAGTTGGAATTGATCAGGGTGACATTCCAGATCTTACTCAG GCACCCAGCAGCTTGCTTGAAGCACTGGAACAGCATTTGGCTTCtgtggagggaaagaaaacaaaagaagtctCTGCTGCCAGCAG AGCTAGTGCCCTATCCAGTGCTGTTTCCACACTTGCCAATACAGGAATGTCATTTAGCAGGAtggatgagaaagaaaagcagcaggcatTGGAGGAGGAACAAGCTAGACTGCAGGCACTTAAG GAGCAGCGATTAAGAGAGATTTCTGTAGTACCAAATTCCACTTCCACATCGGCATCCCCAAGCACCTTATCAGGAAAAAGTGTGAATACCACTGTAGCTGTTGACCTCTTTGCAGTACCAGCACCCACAACAAATAG CATGCCCAACCTCTCTAGTGACCTTTTTGATCTTCAGCCTGCATTTGTTCCAACTGTGCAGAGCACTCCAGCTATATCAACATCAGCAAGCAGTGCTTGGGGAG gttttcctcttCATTCAGCTCCTCCAAGTACCACCTCTTCAACAATTAATGTAGACTTTGATGCTGTTTTTGGAGGAAAATCTACAGCACCAGAGTACAGGACTACAAGTG ATGATGTATTGCAACCCACAGTACCACCACAAAGTCAAAGAGCCACTTTAGCGAACCAACAAAGCGGAAAAATTTTGGCAAATGACCTCGATTCTTCACTTGCTAATCTAGTGGGAA ATCTTGGCTTTGGAGGAACTCCATGCAAAAA ATCAGATATGCAGTGGACCCAGCCTACAGAGAAAAAACTTACTGGTGGAACAAACTGGCAAGCAAAAACAAGCACATCGACCACATGGAACCCTACTCCCTTACCCACTAttccacatatg GTACCTGCTCCTATCACATACCCATTGACCACACCTCAAGTGCCTGTATATGGAATG gTACCTCCTCAGATTGGAGCTGCTCCTTTGATGGCACCCCAGTCAATGATGTATACACAGCCTGGTCTAAGGCCAACAAATCCTTTTGCACCTGTTTCTGAAACTCAG ATACAGTTTATGTAG
- the VBP1 gene encoding prefoldin subunit 3 isoform X1, with the protein MAAATSSETGCGEVAAGEKRGPLGIPEAVFVEDVDSFMKQPGNETADVVLKKLDEQYQKYKFLELNLAQKKRRLKSQIPEIKQTLEILKHMQKKKDSTHPMETRFLLADNLYCKASVPPTDKVCLWLGANVMLEYDIDEAQALLEKNLSTATRNLDLLEEDLDFLRDQFTTTEVNMARVYNWDVKRRNKQDPSKNKA; encoded by the exons atggcggcggccaCCAGCAGCGAGACGGGGTGCGGCGAGGTGGCGGCGGGCGAGAAGCGCGGCCCCCTCGGCATCCCTGAGGCGGTCTTTGTG GAAGATGTAGATTCTTTTATGAAACAGCCTGGAAATGAGACAGCAGATGTAGTTCTTAAGAAGTTGGATGAGCAGTATCAGAAGTATAAATTTTTGGAACTTAATCTTGCtcaaaagaaaaggag GCTAAAAAGTCAGATTCCTGAAATTAAACAGAcattagaaattttaaaacacatgcagaagaaaaag GATTCCACACATCCAATGGAAACCAGATTTTTATTGGCAGATAATCTCTACTGCAAAGCTTCAGTTCCTCCTACAGATAAAGTTTGTTTGTGGTTGGGG gccAATGTGATGCTTGAATATGATATTGATGAAGCGCAGGCTCTGTTAGAGAAGAATTTGTCAACAGCCACAAGAAACCTTGATCTTCTAGAGGAAGACCTGGATTTTCTTAGAGATCAGTTCACCACTACAGAAGTca ATATGGCTAGAGTTTATAATTGGGAtgtaaagagaagaaacaagCAAGACCCTTCCAAAAACAAAGCATAG
- the VBP1 gene encoding prefoldin subunit 3 isoform X2, translating to MKQPGNETADVVLKKLDEQYQKYKFLELNLAQKKRRLKSQIPEIKQTLEILKHMQKKKDSTHPMETRFLLADNLYCKASVPPTDKVCLWLGANVMLEYDIDEAQALLEKNLSTATRNLDLLEEDLDFLRDQFTTTEVNMARVYNWDVKRRNKQDPSKNKA from the exons ATGAAACAGCCTGGAAATGAGACAGCAGATGTAGTTCTTAAGAAGTTGGATGAGCAGTATCAGAAGTATAAATTTTTGGAACTTAATCTTGCtcaaaagaaaaggag GCTAAAAAGTCAGATTCCTGAAATTAAACAGAcattagaaattttaaaacacatgcagaagaaaaag GATTCCACACATCCAATGGAAACCAGATTTTTATTGGCAGATAATCTCTACTGCAAAGCTTCAGTTCCTCCTACAGATAAAGTTTGTTTGTGGTTGGGG gccAATGTGATGCTTGAATATGATATTGATGAAGCGCAGGCTCTGTTAGAGAAGAATTTGTCAACAGCCACAAGAAACCTTGATCTTCTAGAGGAAGACCTGGATTTTCTTAGAGATCAGTTCACCACTACAGAAGTca ATATGGCTAGAGTTTATAATTGGGAtgtaaagagaagaaacaagCAAGACCCTTCCAAAAACAAAGCATAG